The Brasilonema sennae CENA114 genome includes a region encoding these proteins:
- a CDS encoding low molecular weight protein-tyrosine-phosphatase: MPYKLLFVCLGNICRSPAAENIMNHLIEQAGLSERIVCDSAGTSSYHTGSPPDSRMSFAARQKLQIKLLGKARQFQKSDFENFDLILAMDQDNYEDILSLDPARKYRHKVHLICDFCSRHNLKEVPDPYYGGPEGFNRVIDLLVDACEGLLKDLPSQDSGL; this comes from the coding sequence ATGCCCTACAAGCTGCTGTTTGTCTGCTTAGGAAACATCTGCCGCTCGCCAGCGGCAGAAAATATAATGAACCATCTGATCGAGCAGGCTGGGTTGAGTGAGCGCATTGTTTGTGACTCTGCTGGAACATCAAGTTATCACACCGGTAGTCCACCTGATTCACGCATGAGTTTTGCTGCACGACAAAAGCTGCAAATTAAACTGCTCGGAAAAGCACGCCAATTTCAAAAGTCTGATTTTGAAAACTTTGATTTGATTTTGGCGATGGATCAAGATAACTATGAGGACATCCTTTCTCTTGACCCAGCTAGAAAATATCGCCACAAAGTACACTTAATATGTGACTTTTGCTCTAGGCACAACCTTAAAGAAGTTCCAGATCCATACTACGGTGGTCCAGAGGGATTTAATCGGGTAATTGACTTACTTGTCGATGCTTGTGAAGGTCTACTGAAGGATCTTCCTAGTCAAGATTCTGGCTTGTAA
- a CDS encoding YbaB/EbfC family nucleoid-associated protein: MTGKGQGFGFGLGKMRELADAFKKAQQVQEGAKRLQEELEQMEIQGEAGGGLVKVVVSGNQEPKRVEISPNAVQEGADVLCDLVTAAMKDAYNKSTATMRERMEELTSGLELPGL, from the coding sequence ATGACAGGAAAAGGACAGGGATTTGGCTTTGGCTTGGGAAAAATGAGAGAATTGGCTGATGCCTTTAAAAAAGCGCAGCAAGTTCAAGAAGGCGCAAAGCGACTCCAAGAAGAATTGGAACAAATGGAAATTCAAGGAGAAGCTGGCGGTGGTTTAGTCAAGGTTGTTGTTAGCGGTAACCAAGAACCGAAGCGAGTGGAAATCTCTCCAAACGCAGTACAGGAAGGAGCAGATGTCCTTTGCGATCTTGTAACAGCAGCAATGAAAGACGCTTACAACAAATCAACTGCAACAATGCGCGAACGTATGGAAGAATTAACTAGTGGGCTAGAACTTCCAGGATTGTAG
- a CDS encoding response regulator transcription factor — protein MPLTILIVDDDLGTRLSISDYLELSGYSVMTADDGQEALTIVEEHHPDLIVTDIIMPRMNGYDLVRRVRQQPGFRLLPVILLTARTKTQERILGYQSGCDLYLPKPFELEELAAAIRNLLERSQIIQSEYGFYHQENLVTHTPTKSPDTNNSDLTGIQKPEMFSELTPREQQVLELLTHGLSNAEIGQELHLSSRTVEKYVSSLLRKTFTSNRAELVRFAIKHGLVE, from the coding sequence ATGCCCTTGACGATCCTCATAGTAGATGATGACTTGGGCACTCGTCTATCTATCAGCGATTACCTTGAACTGTCTGGCTACTCAGTAATGACAGCCGATGATGGTCAAGAGGCTTTGACAATCGTGGAGGAGCATCATCCTGACTTGATTGTCACTGACATCATCATGCCACGAATGAATGGATATGACTTAGTGAGGCGAGTGCGTCAACAACCAGGTTTCCGATTGTTACCTGTAATATTACTAACAGCCAGAACCAAGACTCAGGAAAGAATTCTAGGCTATCAATCGGGATGCGATTTATACTTGCCTAAACCTTTTGAGCTAGAAGAGTTGGCTGCAGCAATTCGCAATCTTTTAGAGCGATCGCAAATTATTCAATCAGAGTACGGTTTTTATCATCAAGAAAATTTAGTCACTCATACTCCCACAAAATCGCCGGACACCAATAACTCTGATCTGACTGGTATTCAAAAACCCGAAATGTTCTCTGAGTTAACTCCCAGAGAACAACAAGTTCTGGAACTATTGACTCATGGTCTTTCTAATGCTGAAATCGGCCAGGAATTGCATCTGAGTTCAAGAACTGTGGAAAAGTACGTCAGCAGTTTATTAAGAAAAACTTTCACT